A stretch of the Cyprinus carpio isolate SPL01 chromosome B4, ASM1834038v1, whole genome shotgun sequence genome encodes the following:
- the LOC109070826 gene encoding nuclear factor 7, ovary-like: MDLLTAEDLSCPVCCEIFKSPVLLSCSHSVCKECLQQLWKTKETQECPDCGRSAKPDPPANLALQNLCDMFLKERKERPSSGSEEICSLHGEKHKLFCLENKQPACAECFTSQKHVNHTVRPVSEAVPSYKEQLNAALKSLHEKLVQSENFIGEFEKTLQHIRSQAEHTERQIKQQFEKLHQFLRDEEEATITALKEEEEQKKQMMKEKLEEMNRYISALSHSIRDTEEMMKASDNVCFLKDFPVSMERFQNSSQLDPQMPSGALIHVPRYLGNLPFRVCKKMQDIVQNTPVILDPNTANPRLVLSDDLTSVRRSSYQPVPDNPERFDCYRCVLGSEGFNSGTHSWDVEVKDGSVWTLGVTTASNQRKGWGFFNTDVWSLQYNVSRQSGFPVVQQLDRVRVYLDYDGGTVSFIDPVTNTHLHTFTTTFTHTLYPFFSSPDSLRILPVSSQ; this comes from the exons ATGGATTTGCTAACTGCAGAAGATCTTTCTTGTCCCGTGTGCTGTGAAATCTTCAAGTCTCCTGTTCTTTTATCGTGTAGCCACAGTGTCTGTAAAGAGTGTCTTCAACAGTTATGGAAAACAAAGGAAACTCAGGAGTGTCCCGACTGTGGAAGATCAGCGAAACCTGACCCTCCTGCTAATCTCGCGTTACAAAACTTGTGTGATATGTTCCTgaaggagagaaaagagaggcCTTCATCAGGATCTGAGGAGATCTGCAGTTTACACGGTGAGAAGCAcaaactcttctgtctggagAACAAACAGCCTGCGTGTGCGGAGTGCTTTACTTCACAGAAACATGTAAATCACACAGTCAGACCCGTCAGTGAAGCTGTTCCATCATATAAG GAGCAGCTCAATGCAGCACTGAAGTCCTTACACGAGAAACTTGTGCAGAGTGAAAACTTTATAGGAGAGTTTGAGAAAACACTTCAACACATCAGG TCACAAGCTGAGCACACAGAGCGTcagattaaacagcagtttgagaagctccatcagtttctcagagacgaagaagaagctacaatcactgcactgaaggaggaagaggagcagaagaagcagatgatgaaggagaagctggaggagatgaACAGATACATCTCAGCTCTTTCACACTCAATCAGAGACACGGAGGAGATGATGAAAGCCAGTGACAATGTCTGCTTTCTGAAG gacTTTCCAGTCTCAATGGAAAG ATTCCAGAACTCATCACAGCTGGATCCACAGATGCCTTCTGGAGCTTTGATTCATGTGCCGCGTTACTTGGGCAATCTACCCTTCAGAGTCTGCAAGAAGATGCAGGACATCGTCCAGAACA CTCCCGTGATTCTGGATCCAAACACTGCAAATCCACGTCTCGTCCTGTCTGATGATCTGACCAGCGTGAGACGCAGCAGCTATCAACCTGTTCCTgataatccagagagatttgactGTTATCGCtgtgttctgggttcagagggTTTTAACTCAGGAACACACTCCTGGGACGTGGAGGTTAAAGACGGTTCAGTCTGGACTCTCGGAGTAACTACAGCATCCAACCAGAGGAAGGGATGGGGTTTCTTCAACACAGATGTCTGGAGCTTGCAGTACAATGTGTCTAGACAGTCTGGCTTTCCTGTTGTACAGCAGCTTGATCGTGTGAGAGTGTATCTGGACTATGATGGAGGAACAGTGTCATTCATTGATCCTGTAAcgaacacacatctacacacattcacaaccaccttcactcacacactctaTCCATTCTTCAGTAGTCCTGACTCTCTGAGGATCTTACCGGTCAGTAGCCAGTGA